GATGGTGACGGGGTCCACCccggccgcctcgcgctcCTCACGGTAGAGCATGATGCCCAGTCGCACCTCGCGCAATGCGCGATGAGACTCAAGCCGTGCGGCCATCTCGCGATTCTCGCCctgtgcgcggcgctgctcgagggGGTTGATGGACGCCCCGCcctccatcaccgccgcgcccTCCTCGGCAGGCACGCGGCCCGTTGCCAACACGTTCACGCGGCTGCGCTGAACATAGCCGCTCAGCCCGGTACCCTTGACCGCGGCAGCTTCCACACCGTTGTACATGGCccgtgtgtttgtgtgtgtgtgtgtgtgtgtgttggtgcgtGTACCAAGTGCTGTGTCGCCGCGCAGTGGTGAAGAAGACCTTCGCCCGCGCCACACACGGGTCGTGCTGCTTGCACCGATGATACGGCTagcagggggagagagagagagtcaggACGAAAAGAGGAGGGTGGGAGAGGCATGAAGGCATGAAGGCTTGAGGGCGCACCCATATGGCCGTCGCGGCACATGTAGACACCGGTGTAGCAGCCCAAAATGTGGCAGCATCGAGAGCGGAGGCTGCGGACATCCGTGCAATGGCATAGCCGCGATTCCGAGGCAGCGAAACACAGGCCCGAACCCGCTTGCAGACAGACAagcgtgcagcggcggtctGCGTTCGTGTGtatgggggaagggggaggggagaaggcaGTCAGGGATGCCCGTGAAAGTCGCCGTCGCCTACTTCGCTGGACGCTTCGCCTGCCTTGCTCTTCGCTCCTTCTCTGGCAGCCGCCAGCCCGACATGGCACGCGAGCATCTCGCGACTGGCCACCATCATCGCATTGAAGGCGTTCCTGGGCAGACAAgtatgcgcgcgcacgcacacacacacacacacacacacagggagagagtgtaggaggagggaaggggaggcaTATGTGGCAGCAGTACCGTCGGCATCACCAGCAACCTTGCAGCAGTGCTCTGCGTGTGCTCAAGGTCAGCACTCCGTCGCCGCAACCTTCTCATAGGCAGCCACCGCGGCCTCGTCGAGCATCGTCTCGCCGTACTCCCGCTCCAAGTCACGTACAAGCACAAGGGCCAGGGAGCCGAGCAGATCACGCGCCTGCACAAACCTCGCCTTCTGCTCGGCCTCCGTCTCCAGCGCGAACCGTTGCGTGAGCTCCGGCACCtcccaccgccgctgcacccggCACGCCTTGCGCAGTCCGTGCGGCCGCACGCGCATGAAGAGAGGCTCGCCCTCGTACAGATGATCCTGCAGCTTGCGTGTTGACCGCTCGTGGTAAATAGCGGGGTTACGCGGACTCCACAACGTCCAGCTCTGCCGGCCGTCCGTTGTGTCCTGTGACACTGTCCagtgcgccggcgtcgccgatGCCAGCAGTGGATCGCAGAAATCCGAAGTGGAAGAAGCGCATGGCGCCGACAACCCGGCAGCGCCCATCGAGCTCTGCTGAGCAGCTTGTGTGTCCGTGTAGCGCCGCTGATACCGGTCGCTTGTCCGCTCCGTGTAGGGGGCATCAACACTGACGTAGACGTCGTACGTctcgcgctgccgacgcacGCCAGccagcgaggacgaggactGCCGGCTAACATCGATGCCCATTTCCGCCATGGTCACTACCGCCAACGGATGCACGGTGCCGAGGTGGTGCACGCCCCCGctgcacacaaacacgcggCCACCAGTAAAGGCCCGCAAGAATGCCTCGGCCATCTGCGTCCGTGCCTGGTTCGTGACGCCAGCAACAACGATaccgcggcagctgctcatGAGACGGCGCTTGCTGTGGTTGTGTTCCTGTAGACCTGTGTCTGTGGGACTGCATGCCGGTGTATgcaacacagagagaggggagcggCATGCGAGGCCCATCACATCGAGACGTGAAAGTGTCGGGGGAGATAAGGGTTAGGCGGGGAGGTTGATGAGGTCAGAAATGAAAGCCCCTCCCCACGCCACACCTTCTCGGGCGCGCTCAGTGGCACGCGGACGAgggcgaggacggcgaaGGACGTGTGTTCATCCTGCACGGAGAGACAttgtgaggaggaggaggaggagggagcaggggggggggggccaaGCGCACGAATGAGCCGAAAGCATGCccaagaggaggaggagggtggcgtGGGCCAGTAAAGGTGCGGTACTCTCGCAGAgtcgcaaaaaaaaaaacgaaacagtagcgagagagagagagagagagaagcaggcgCACCGTGGAAAATGACGCTGACGAGGAGAAGGACGATAGCGATGAtgcatccaccaccaccgccaccacccccgtgtgtgtgtgtgtgtatgtgtatgtgtatgtgtgtaaGAGAGAGTCTATCCGTTCTTGAGGTGCGTGACGCTGATATGCGAAAAGAGGAAGCGCTgatgagggaggaggtggcgatCAAGCGGGTGGTGATGACGACCGCAACAGGTCCAATGCTCCGCGCAGCAAGAgatggggggggagggggggggggggggggggtgcgaACATCTTATTAGGAAGCGCCGTCCCTgatgctgctgttgccgtcgTCTGCGTCTTACACGATACTCACAGaccccccaacacacacacacacacacacacacacacacacacacacgggggTGGTGAGCGCTCTgggagaagaaaaagagaccTCGTAAGCGGAGAGGGATActgaaggggagggggtgcgctgGAGAGCGCGACCGCCCGCATACGGTTCTTCGTTCTCCCTGGTCAGCcatgcccttctcctctcgcGCTGCCAGGCGGCTCTATCCGTCCGCCACCCTCCTCTTGCTTAGGATTCGGTGGCCGGCAGTCGCACTGTGACGTCGATGTAGCCAGCCTTGATGGACTTGACCTTTACGACAGCACTCAGAAAAGTGTCTGTGCGGAGGTCTTCCATGACGGTGGGGTAGAGCGACTGATGGCCGTGTCTGCTGTGCTTGCCCTGCCCCGTCACAATGCGGAGGTGACCAATGCGATGGCGCTGGCAGACGCGGACGCGACGGACCAGCACGTCATGTACCTCAGTGCTGTGGAAGCCGTGGAGGTCGAGGGTGCTTGTGGCATCTGTGCGTAGCCGCTCTTGCTCCAGGGCGAGCATCGCCAAGCGGTTCAGGCGGTTATACTCGAGACCGAGCCGACGACCCTCGCTGCTAAGGACTCTCGCCGTCCTGCCGTCCCCGCTTGAaaaggcagcggtggcctGGCCCAGGACTCGGAGACGCTGCGTGTTCATCAGGTACGCCCGCTCCCGCACCCGCCGCCAGTCGCCGAGCTCGAGTATTTCATTTTCCGCCGCTCGATAGGCGCTGTAGACCTCCGCGCTCGTTTCTTCACGGGTCCTCTGcacaccgccggcaccgctgccgtcgtcccCTGCgtccgctgtcgtcgccgtaGCGggatgcggcggccgccactccaccgtcgccgctgcagccgttTTCGCAGGCGTTGCCTCGGCAGAGTCCAGGGAGAGCAGCTCCTGCGTCAGCGCGTTCAGCGCCACTGTCGCGCGACTCCACTGATGGTCTGCGGCGCAGTAGGCACTCCGCACGACGTCCGCGTCGAGGCCGGGGAACATCACACACAGCTTCTCAACGCGGAGCTGATCGGCTGGCGTCATAGCCGCCGTGCTCCCGCTCCACATGGCTGACCGAGCCACATTCTCCTGCGCGCACAGAAGTACATTGTACGCGTCTGCGAAGGCACCGTGGTGCTgcgacagcaccgcctccaccgcaaCCGGGTCGACTCCTGGGAAGAGGGAGATGAGTGTTAAGAGGGCGTTGTGGCGCTCTAGCgtcactgccgcagcagcgtcgtccaccgccgcctcgcgctccgctgcctcctcggccgccgccaacgcaaGTGCAGCGGCCACGTCGTTCACCTCGGCCGTTGTCGGGACGGCGCCAACGTGGGCAATAACGTCACTGGCGCGGATCGGGTCTCCGCCGctcacgcgcagcgcctgcagcaccaccgccggctcAACATTCGAGAACACCTCAAGCAGCCCGAGGAAGACCTGCATCTCAGAGGCGCCGCTGAGGtggtcgccgtcgtcgtggtGAGTCGCCACAGCATGGTCAACTGGCTGCAGTGCTTCGGGCAGCGCCGTCAAGTCCTCCACGGACGGCAGCGCTAGCGACGGTGCCTGGGCATCCGAAGACGTGTCTCGACCCGAGCCTGGCGCCGTTGCATTTCGCGAAGGGCCGCCCTGCAAGCGGCTCCTTGGCTTGTCGGTGTACTGCGGCTCCTTTCGCTCGCCCATCGCGTCCGCAGTCGACCCCGGCAGACGGGTGCGagcgagcagcgcggcgtggtACTCCGCCTCCGTTTCGTGGCGGTAACGGCACTCGTCTGCGCTGTagcggcaacggcggttAAGGAAGTGCACGCAAACGCCGGCGTCACGGTCAGCGTGGGCGCAGGCGTCGCCGAACTTGCAGCTGCCGTACTGCGCGATGCACGGGTGCCGTGCACGAGCGCGACGAGCAGCCGCCGTTGCTGGAGGAGAGGTTGGCGTCGATGATGGCGGCAGTGGTCGCTGTGGTGGAGggggctgcgcagcaccagcgctgccctGCACCAGATCACGGAACGGTGTCGGGTGCGCCACCAGGACCTCTGCTGGATCCGATTTCGTTGCACCACATCCTGCGGCGTCACCCTCCTCGCGGCCCTCAGACTCCACCACCTCACCTTGGAATGCatacggcggcgacgacagcatTGGCTCTGTGTACGATGGGATGGATCCACGAATGCGATTAAAATCGGAGGCTagcagcggcggagcggcgagCCGTCGGTGCGCCacgtcgccaccgtcgcacTCACCATCATCGTCAAGTGCGTGGGTGTTGGCCTGGCCACCTATAGGCTCGGCCGCCTGCACCTTCGACCCCATCCCATCcacggcgcgcacgcggTACATCAAAACACCATTTCGCAGCACGGGCTCCGCGTCACCGTCCTTAGAGGCGCCCCACACATAATCGCGAACGTTGGCGCCGTCGATCGtgtggcgatggcggcaggCACTTCCGTACACGCAGCTGCCTTGAAAGTGCTGCACGCAGACGTCGCCGGGGAGATCCTTGAGGACGCAGTACTGGCCATACTGGCACGAGCCAAACTGCACGACGCAGGGGTGGAGCCGctctcgctgccggcgcatggcctcggcggcgggaGAAAAACTGGCCAACAGagtcgacgtcggcggcggcttcgtTCGGTTCAGCGATGGAATGGCCGCTGAAGCCGTGCTGGTCGACGTGCACGCTCCATCTATCCCGCGCGCTcgcaactgctgctgctgctgttgctgatCACGCTGCCGTTCCAGAATCCGCAGGGCTACCTCTACGTTGTTGCCGGCATCCTTGAGCGCTTGAGTAGCCTTGGCCTTACCGAACCCCCTCGCTGTCAGGCGGGCCACGTTGTCTTGTtgaccgctgccgccacgctTCATCCCTCGGCGCtccacgcacgtgcacgtaacgcacacgcacagaggccGCACCGTGAGACTCAcggctctcgctctcccgtCGTCCAAAacgctgccccctccccctgctgAAGTCAGGGTATCTGCAGTAGTCGACCTTTTGGACTGGGACCTGCTCTGTTACTGCTGCTTGTTATGCGTTCAAGTGACGAAATGAACTCAGCGTTGGGGCGCTCTCACGCGgctccgcgctgctgagaAGATCGCGAGCACCAAGGCCGGCAGAGGAGCAATGAAAGGAGTGAAAGAATGGATAAGGCAGATGGGGCGCGGCgtagagggagagcgcgcggGATACGAGGCCGCCGTCCCGCTCACCCACACTCGCACACCACAGTGCGCGCCCCAGACTGGGATCAGCAGTGCGCCCATgcacaggcgcgcgcgggggcgggaagaagaaggggagagggaggaggctcGCACTGCGAGACGGCGTCCTCgaccaccatcatcacccCGCAGCGACCAACacggacagcagcgacacgacCGACAGGCGGTCGAACGCTTCATCGCGCACACGTccaccctcttcctcctccccccccccgcttcGTGTCGCTGTCTTGAGCCCTGCGCTGTTTCTGCTGAGATGCGCACCCCTCAACTCTGCCTTGCCCCTGGGTATACGCCGTCAACCGCGGCACAAGAACGGCAGCCGTGTGCCATTTTTCGCTGTTTGTGGGTGTTTCTGTACATGCATAGATGTGCCTGTATATACTCGCATGCATGCGACGTTGTCATCGCCACGGCATCCCATCCGCCACCTCACAGACACTAACCGccgtggcgcgtgcgcaccatCATCAGAGAGCGCGACACCGGTGCCCACACACAAGCGTGGCAGACGAAAACCACATCCATCGGCTGGGAGTGGGCAAGAAGCGAAAGGGAGTGCGAGATAGCCGACGCTCATGCTCCAACACCTCCACCCCACCATCGCCGGCACACAAAAAACTCCAACACCTCAACTCCCTTTCGGCATCTCGCCcaccagccgcagctgctccacaaGCTCCTTTAGCATTTAGCACAGCCGTCAGCGCAGGCGCCTCGCCCACAAGCGGCAGGCAGCCGTCGGGCACGAGCGCAGCGCAGGGCGAAGCCCCCCTCTTGGGGTCGTCCCACATTGCTTGGTCTTCCGCGTTCCCGTTTTCTCTGCTGCGTGCTGCGAGGTGGAGgccgcaccccacccccatcgcctggtgcgaagcagcgcaagacacacacgcgctgcagcagcgcgccggctCGGTCATCGCAGCACGGCTCCTGCCTCAAACGCGcccgcacacccacacatacatgcacgcaccacctcacagccgcccctccatcatgccggtcgccactccccccacctccccccttgGGTGCATCTCCCCGTCGCGGTGACACTCACGCCCCCGCACCCCTCCCCGTGGGCCAGTGTGAGGGGCCGGCTGCGATGCGCTCGAGCCGCGCTGTCGCGCACCGCCCATCGCACGGACGGTGCAAGCCTGTGCTCACTGTCGCGGGGTGGCTCGGACGCAGCGCCAtgcacgacagcgccgccggcatccgCGGCGCTACGTCGCGCTGACCTCGCCCTACGTCGTAAGGGCCCACCCCTGTCAGCACCAGAAGTGGTTCGGCGTTGGCAGGGatagagggggagggggctgccGGGCTTccgcgcacagagagagagagagagagcgggggtggaggggtgcGCTGGGCCCTGGGATGCCACGCGCGGAGGTGCGTGCCCCCCGTCATCGCGGGTCGGAGCTGTCGCGCTGAGCACATAAAACGGCAGCGACTCCGTGAACGAAGTTTGAATAAAGTGGGTTGTCACGACGGAGCGAGCAcgcgcatcagcagctgAAGTCCGTGCTCGGATCCTGCGGGCAGTAGACGTGAACGCGCAGGACATCCATGCAGTCGGCGCGTCCGAGGCAGTCCGCAGAGTCATCGCGCGTGCTCGTGTGCGACCGATCGACGGCGATCACCATACGCTCACCAAGTGCCTCGGTTCCCGCACCCACATCGATGATGCAGCGGACACCGCGCTGGACAGAGGAGCCGTGCCACGCGGCTCATCAACCGATTGCCTGGAGCTGAGAGAAGCCTATGGAAATCCGCTGCGCAAGCGTCAGTACGTGTATCCAGAGCTCTTGCGTTGGCCGTGGCGGACGCAGCCGTGAAGTGTGAGATGTCGTCCGCCACGTCCTAGCGTGCGTGCACATCACTGGAACGGTGGCCTCGCACCGTTCGCGGGATGTGCAGCGTGCAAACCTGGCCGGTGACGCGTGGCGGGCCCTATCGTCATCcgtggccgcggcagcacccgccGTGTTTTGTGAGGCGTGCCCGGGCCTGGATGCGGAACGGACGGCGGGATTCCGGCACGCAAGGGGCGTtggaagagggaggtggAGTGTGAAaggcgaggaaggggcgGCGGGCGCGAAGCAGGCGAACGGTACCAGCAAGCGCGCACGCCCTCGCTAGCTCGCCGAGGGACGcaaaggagggggcggggtgggcggggtggATACGGATGAGCCCGGGTGACGCGCGGAGCGAAGGCTGCCCACCACTACCAGTTCCTTGCTCACATGAACTGAGAGttagacacacacacacacacacacacacacgcaagagtGAAAAGTTGCACCGTCGCGTACGCTGTGGCGTACGTGAGTCACTTCTTCCATCGCCGCGTACGCACCGCACCCCGCACCCTTTTCCGTCCTTGGCGCACACtactgtgcgtgcgtgcacaaGCGAGAGTGTGGTGGAGAAGAGGTGGGTGGCGATGCGGCACtggccgtgtgtgtgtgtgtgtgtgtgtctttgtgCGCCCTTTCCTTTCCAGCTGTCCTCCATGAGTTGTGCGCCTTCGAGGTGCAGAGAACTCAGAAGACGCAGTGAGACAGAGACCCCGCAGACTggcagagcgagagcgagaggggggagCACGACACCCCGAGGCGGAAGGGCGCGTCGCCGTTGTCACTGTCGGCGGACAGACAGGCACAGGCAGTGGAGATGATGTCCGTGGtagggagggaaggggtggggcaCGGCGGTGTTGCAAGTTGAAGTGTGTCTAGTAGTACATCGGGGCATCAACGGAAACAAATCAAAGAAGACGCTGAGaacgagagaagagaggccGTGAGGGGGCGCAGGAGGGGCGGTGGAGGGCGACggtggtgggcgggtggCGAGCCGCACGCGGTTCGCATGgaggcagcacacacaggACAAGAGCAGAACCTCACCGACGCGGTGGCAAGcacccgccaccacgcaTATGCAAGGCAGCGACGACCCACGGTtccgcacatacacacacacacacacatatatatatatatacgcattAGCCTAttgccctccctctctctcgcccaccccacccacctacCCCCACCAAGCACACCTGCGCGTGCAAgcgaccgccgccacggGCTCTCCCCGCTTGTgggaggtgctgccgcttccaTGCTGATCGCCGTTGTgccgccccacacccgccTGCTGTTCGTTCGGCCTTGAGCAAGCCCGACTCTCTCGCGGATCGGCACCCACACCCTTAGCCttccccaccctcctctccttaCACACTCGTGTCAAGCACGTCGCAGTCGGTGATGACGATGGACGCTTTCGGGGCCTGGTTGTGACGCGCCTCGACCGCGTGGATCGCATCCACCACGTGCATGCCGTCCATGACTCGACCAAAGGCAACGTACTTGCCGTTCATCCATGACATGGGTCGAAGCGTGATGTagaaggcggagctgctcgtgTGCGGGCCATCGTTGCACATGCCTAGAATGCCAGCCGCATCGTGGGGGACGGCGTACGTCTCATCGGGGAAGCAGCGGCCGTAGCACGAGTACCCGCCGTTGCCAGAGTGTGCACCGGTCACGTCGCCCCCCATCACCCACGCATCCTTTAAGGTGCGGAAGAAGGTAGTCCCCTTGTAGCCgatgtgctgcgccggcggcggaTCGAAtacgctgctgtgcgcgaCGGTGTCGCCCATGGCAACCGTGGTGCCGCGGCACAGCTCGCAGAAGTTCTTGCACGTCAGCGGTGCCACAGACGCGTACAGCTCAAACCAGAccctccccaccgccacgccgtccactGACACGTCCATCCAGCAGTACTGTCGGCCACGCGATGCGAGGAAggcgcgccacgcacgcTTGCCTCGAGCGGTGTAGTAGTCCTCCGTGGCGTCGGGCTTATAATCTGTGTGAGTAGCGATGTTGTGCAGAAAGGTCTCTGCAGTAAGAAGGCACTGTGGCTCGCTAtcgctgccgtgctgctccacCAGTACCGCGGCTAGttcggcagcagccgtggacgCCGTGGTAGCTGAACCACCGCTCTCACCGAACGAGGCGTCtgtcggctgctgctgctgggacgGCAGATGCCCCGCCGACGCCCACGCAGCCCGCCGCTCGGCAAAGTCTCGTGGAAGCTCTAGTTTCACTATGACGGCATAGGATTCCGGGTACTTGTCGTTCAcgtacgccgccgcctctgcacaACGCTGGAAGTCCGCCGCCGGGACCAGCCCGTAGACGGTGAACGAGGTGACTCCCTTCATGGTGGTTCGTGACGATGATAGCTGCCCAGACGCACACAAGAGCAGGCAGAAAGAGGCACTGAGGCGGCTGTGATGGCCGTGAAAGCAAGAGGAGAAGACTTGCGGAGTAGGCACGAGTGTGTCAACCACTGGCGCCTGTtccttcgccagcgcgcgcgagagcgagaaagagagagaagagggtcAAGGTGTGGAGGAGCGAGTAAGGGGCcgcgccaccagcggcacacacgcatggaCCGGCAATCCAAAGTACGGAGAGGCGTGCGCGACCGTGCCACTTAACACTGAGCCGCACGACGCCGATGAGGGCTGGACGGAAGGGCCGCGCCTCCGACTcggcttcgcctccgccccaGGGTAAGGCGCTACTTTGGCGCTGGAGACGCTGAGGAAGCCCTACGAGGTCAGACGGCAGACTTCGTCCCCAGCTGCTGGCCACCTTCCCGGGCGAGGGCGCGGAGATGATTCACCAAAGGTGCGACGCGGCGGGAAAAATGGTAGCAAGCCGAACTGCGTTGTCGGCCGTGCTGGACGTACTGGGAAGAGAGGCCCTTCGGCCCGTAATGCTGTGTTGAGCAGCGTCCGTTCCCGATGGAgccccccgcctcctcctcctcctccccctcagTTGGCGAGGTAGACGGATCCAACGTCGCGCATAaatttatgtgtgtgtgtgtgtgtgtgtgtgtgtgtgtgtacgtccACACCGCCCCGCACGTCTATCCGCCGATGACGCAGCCGACGTCAACCTCCACCCGCTCGAAACATCAACGGCACCCAAAACGAAGAAGAGTGTGTTAGGCGTGATGGCCATTCTCGGAGAAGTTGCGAAGCCGCTGCTTCAGTAAGGAGTAGCGGGCCTTGCCCTCGGGGCCGCCGTTGCAGTACATGCTAAGCCCGCTCCCTagcagcgctggcgcgccgccaGAGACTACCGTGAGCGACAGGGCTGCGGCCGCAAGCCAGCAGTGGGTGCGCAGGAGTTCCTCGATGTCGTCTGCGAGGGTGCAATCCGCTATAGGGGCTTGAAAGCTCCCCTTCCAGCTGCCCCACAGCCCCGagaagctgccgctgctgctggacgtgGTGATAGTGGTGGCGTGGGCACCGGTCTTCTCGCCAGTAAAGACGTCGTAGAGGATGGGGTAGGTGTACTGGGTGATGCTCAGGCCACCCACAAACTGAAAGAGAATCTGAGGCGCCGTGCGGTACATCAGCGTCGGGAGAGGAGAACGCGACTAATCTGCGAGCGCCCTCGACACGTCTTTCAGTGAAGCGATGCGAGGCGTGAGTGCACACCAACACGTGTGGGAGGGCTGGCAAGCTGTTTCTATGCGAGGGTAGAGGGGCGTGAGTGTCGATGCGCAGCAGTACTAAGACAGGAAAGAGGACAAGCAAGCGCTGCGGCACTTCACGGGTGCAGCACAGGTGCAGGAGGCGAACACGTCCAGTAGGGCAGAAGACGGACAGAAACACGGAGCCACATGGAGACCCGCAACCGCGTCCGCGACCACGCGCAGAGGACGATCGCATGGCACCACAGAAACGAGCACACTAGGCAGCAGAGAAGGTGCGAAGCGGGGTTGCTTGCGTGctcatgcgtgtgcgtgcgtgcatacCTCATGTCAGCTCTTCTTTTCCGTTGGGGGTATACAAGACGTGTGAGTAGCGAAGTGAGCGCTCGACGACGCGCTCGTGCGAGTGCGCCAAAACACAAGGGGGGAAGCCATCTAGAAGGTCGttcgcacgcacgcacgcactcccccaccaccaccaccaccaccaccaccaccaccaccacccgccaccCACGACCACCCGGCCGTGTGCGCACAGAGACGTAGAGGAGGGTGCGAGGGAGTGTGCGAGTATCGAACGCGGtgaggaaaaaa
Above is a window of Leishmania major strain Friedlin complete genome, chromosome 1 DNA encoding:
- a CDS encoding conserved hypothetical protein (previous protein_id=AAC24630.2): MGLACRSPLSVLHTPACSPTDTGLQEHNHSKRRLMSSCRGIVVAGVTNQARTQMAEAFLRAFTGGRVFVCSGGVHHLGTVHPLAVVTMAEMGIDVSRQSSSSLAGVRRQRETYDVYVSVDAPYTERTSDRYQRRYTDTQAAQQSSMGAAGLSAPCASSTSDFCDPLLASATPAHWTVSQDTTDGRQSWTLWSPRNPAIYHERSTRKLQDHLYEGEPLFMRVRPHGLRKACRVQRRWEVPELTQRFALETEAEQKARFVQARDLLGSLALVLVRDLEREYGETMLDEAAVAAYEKVAATEC
- a CDS encoding conserved hypothetical protein (previous protein_id=AAC24631.1) codes for the protein MKRGGSGQQDNVARLTARGFGKAKATQALKDAGNNVEVALRILERQRDQQQQQQQLRARGIDGACTSTSTASAAIPSLNRTKPPPTSTLLASFSPAAEAMRRQRERLHPCVVQFGSCQYGQYCVLKDLPGDVCVQHFQGSCVYGSACRHRHTIDGANVRDYVWGASKDGDAEPVLRNGVLMYRVRAVDGMGSKVQAAEPIGGQANTHALDDDGECDGGDVAHRRLAAPPLLASDFNRIRGSIPSYTEPMLSSPPYAFQGEVVESEGREEGDAAGCGATKSDPAEVLVAHPTPFRDLVQGSAGAAQPPPPQRPLPPSSTPTSPPATAAARRARARHPCIAQYGSCKFGDACAHADRDAGVCVHFLNRRCRYSADECRYRHETEAEYHAALLARTRLPGSTADAMGERKEPQYTDKPRSRLQGGPSRNATAPGSGRDTSSDAQAPSLALPSVEDLTALPEALQPVDHAVATHHDDGDHLSGASEMQVFLGLLEVFSNVEPAVVLQALRVSGGDPIRASDVIAHVGAVPTTAEVNDVAAALALAAAEEAAEREAAVDDAAAAVTLERHNALLTLISLFPGVDPVAVEAVLSQHHGAFADAYNVLLCAQENVARSAMWSGSTAAMTPADQLRVEKLCVMFPGLDADVVRSAYCAADHQWSRATVALNALTQELLSLDSAEATPAKTAAAATVEWRPPHPATATTADAGDDGSGAGGVQRTREETSAEVYSAYRAAENEILELGDWRRVRERAYLMNTQRLRVLGQATAAFSSGDGRTARVLSSEGRRLGLEYNRLNRLAMLALEQERLRTDATSTLDLHGFHSTEVHDVLVRRVRVCQRHRIGHLRIVTGQGKHSRHGHQSLYPTVMEDLRTDTFLSAVVKVKSIKAGYIDVTVRLPATES
- the CYP12 gene encoding putative cyclophilin 12 (previous protein_id=AAC24632.1); this translates as MKGVTSFTVYGLVPAADFQRCAEAAAYVNDKYPESYAVIVKLELPRDFAERRAAWASAGHLPSQQQQPTDASFGESGGSATTASTAAAELAAVLVEQHGSDSEPQCLLTAETFLHNIATHTDYKPDATEDYYTARGKRAWRAFLASRGRQYCWMDVSVDGVAVGRVWFELYASVAPLTCKNFCELCRGTTVAMGDTVAHSSVFDPPPAQHIGYKGTTFFRTLKDAWVMGGDVTGAHSGNGGYSCYGRCFPDETYAVPHDAAGILGMCNDGPHTSSSAFYITLRPMSWMNGKYVAFGRVMDGMHVVDAIHAVEARHNQAPKASIVITDCDVLDTSV
- a CDS encoding conserved hypothetical protein (previous protein_id=AAC24633.1) produces the protein MYRTAPQILFQFVGGLSITQYTYPILYDVFTGEKTGAHATTITTSSSSGSFSGLWGSWKGSFQAPIADCTLADDIEELLRTHCWLAAAALSLTVVSGGAPALLGSGLSMYCNGGPEGKARYSLLKQRLRNFSENGHHA